The Buttiauxella selenatireducens genome has a window encoding:
- a CDS encoding pentapeptide MXKDX repeat protein, with product MKKLYTALMCSALFFGAAGANAADNMAKDNMAKDNMGKMSHDCSKDGMKKDCMAKDEMKKDSMSKDHMSKDGMAKDHMSKDGMSKDGMAKDEMGKK from the coding sequence ATGAAAAAACTCTACACTGCTCTGATGTGCTCGGCTTTATTCTTTGGTGCCGCAGGAGCAAATGCTGCCGATAATATGGCGAAAGACAATATGGCTAAAGATAATATGGGGAAAATGTCCCATGACTGTTCTAAAGACGGTATGAAAAAAGACTGTATGGCTAAAGATGAAATGAAGAAAGATTCAATGTCTAAGGATCATATGTCTAAAGACGGCATGGCGAAGGACCATATGTCCAAAGATGGTATGTCCAAAGATGGTATGGCTAAAGACGAGATGGGTAAAAAATAA